One window of Methanogenium organophilum genomic DNA carries:
- a CDS encoding 4Fe-4S dicluster domain-containing protein — MENARKLLMIAPEKCISCGTCELACSLAHEGEFRPSKSRITVYRFEMGVTIPMTCFQCDSPACVAACRTNALVKDTESGIVNINREKCIGCRMCEMACPFGNIAYNAVTKTPMKCDLCGGDPECAKYCPTHAIEYVPADAAVSKKKFNFSAKIAAAIGEGNI; from the coding sequence ATGGAAAATGCCAGAAAACTGCTGATGATCGCACCCGAGAAGTGTATCAGCTGCGGAACATGCGAACTGGCCTGTTCCCTTGCCCATGAAGGGGAATTCAGACCTTCCAAATCACGAATAACAGTATACCGGTTTGAGATGGGAGTCACCATCCCGATGACCTGCTTCCAGTGTGACAGTCCTGCCTGTGTTGCAGCGTGCAGAACCAATGCACTGGTAAAGGATACCGAAAGCGGAATTGTCAATATCAACAGAGAAAAATGCATCGGATGCAGGATGTGTGAGATGGCCTGTCCGTTTGGCAATATTGCATACAATGCGGTCACAAAGACACCAATGAAGTGTGATCTCTGTGGCGGAGACCCGGAATGTGCGAAATACTGCCCGACACATGCCATTGAGTATGTACCTGCAGATGCAGCAGTTTCCAAAAAGAAGTTTAATTTTTCAGCAAAAATTGCTGCAGCAATTGGGGAGGGGAATATATAA
- a CDS encoding transcriptional regulator, whose translation MSSERLLQTVTSILIMAGYAVSERCGMRPRSFDLIARRADELLVIKGVVHIDSMSEEIAHELAAIAHFLKGKPLVVGEKARDAELERGAVYIRYGIVSTSAMTLYDFFVEEVPPLVYAQPGGLYVNINGGLLRTLREEQGMSLGDLASALGVSRRTISKYESGMGTTLDIAFRMEEIFDMALVEAIDPLSHPNPFAEGIPDHSEELPPDFSRIGVEYFSTRNAPFEGLAFYGDETILTGYGPAQKVMRRAALIANLSNITNSRAVCVIKGYNKQKRIGIALIIGEAELESLESGSDLIDLIDD comes from the coding sequence ATGTCATCCGAACGGTTGCTCCAGACAGTCACCAGTATTCTGATTATGGCAGGATATGCCGTATCTGAACGATGCGGAATGCGTCCACGGAGTTTTGACCTGATTGCCCGGCGGGCTGATGAACTTCTTGTCATCAAGGGAGTGGTGCACATTGACAGTATGAGCGAGGAGATTGCTCATGAACTAGCTGCAATAGCACATTTTCTTAAGGGAAAGCCGCTGGTTGTCGGTGAGAAGGCACGTGATGCCGAACTCGAGCGCGGTGCCGTATATATACGGTACGGTATTGTATCTACCAGTGCCATGACGCTCTATGACTTCTTTGTCGAAGAAGTGCCCCCGCTTGTCTATGCACAGCCGGGCGGGCTGTATGTGAATATCAATGGAGGTCTTCTCCGGACATTGCGGGAAGAGCAGGGAATGTCACTGGGTGATCTTGCATCTGCTCTCGGTGTTTCCCGGCGAACTATATCAAAGTACGAGAGCGGGATGGGTACGACCCTTGATATTGCATTCCGGATGGAAGAGATATTTGATATGGCACTCGTTGAGGCGATTGATCCGCTCTCACACCCGAATCCGTTTGCAGAAGGTATACCGGATCACTCTGAGGAACTCCCTCCTGACTTCAGCCGGATTGGGGTGGAGTATTTTAGTACCCGCAATGCGCCCTTTGAGGGGCTTGCGTTCTATGGCGATGAGACCATTCTCACCGGATATGGTCCTGCGCAGAAAGTGATGAGGCGGGCGGCCCTTATCGCCAATCTCTCAAATATTACAAATTCACGTGCGGTTTGCGTGATAAAAGGCTACAATAAACAAAAGAGGATTGGTATTGCTCTGATTATTGGAGAGGCCGAACTTGAGTCTCTTGAATCCGGATCTGACCTCATAGATCTGATTGATGATTAG
- a CDS encoding tRNA(Ile)(2)-agmatinylcytidine synthase has product MRIGIDDTDSPAGMCTTYLGAVLIHRLTKAGIQVTGQSLIRLNPNVIYKTRGNAAICIDAEGDAEQAFRIASACIEELAEFDEEKTNPGLVVAENPFPVSFYRQAVTGFCTINEAEAVCHAAGARTRKWKNGRGIIGATAAVAAKQEDMTWELLAYRNPEDKGERMVERESLFRAEKETFPHTWDTVDIENDCIVCFPHTPDPVIFGIRGESPEWVIKAREYVRSQKPVMEVIYHTNQGTDAHLLEGEIGSLAEGCSYRLRGVVADIPETGRGGHVSFHLRDMSEEVRCMAYEPTKGFRDVIRGLAPGDGITICGSYKNGSINLEKIRIITCPEIVRQRPPLCPSCGKRMKSDGVNKGWKCRRCKTRAEEPEIIHESRTVSPGWYEVPPSARRHLVKPLCRGTPTE; this is encoded by the coding sequence ATGCGCATTGGTATTGACGATACAGATTCACCGGCAGGAATGTGCACTACCTATCTTGGAGCTGTGCTCATTCACCGGCTCACAAAGGCAGGAATACAGGTAACCGGCCAGAGCCTCATCCGCCTGAACCCAAATGTGATATATAAAACACGAGGAAATGCAGCCATCTGTATTGATGCAGAGGGGGACGCAGAACAGGCATTCAGGATTGCATCGGCCTGCATCGAAGAGCTGGCTGAATTTGACGAGGAAAAAACAAATCCCGGCCTTGTAGTGGCTGAAAATCCATTCCCCGTTTCGTTTTACCGACAGGCGGTCACCGGGTTCTGCACCATAAACGAGGCCGAAGCTGTCTGTCATGCGGCAGGGGCACGCACCAGAAAATGGAAGAACGGGAGGGGCATCATCGGGGCGACTGCCGCAGTTGCAGCCAAACAGGAAGATATGACCTGGGAACTCCTGGCATACCGTAATCCTGAGGACAAGGGGGAACGCATGGTTGAGAGAGAGAGCCTCTTTCGCGCAGAAAAGGAGACCTTCCCCCATACCTGGGACACCGTGGACATCGAAAACGACTGCATTGTCTGTTTCCCCCATACACCCGATCCGGTCATCTTCGGTATACGGGGAGAATCTCCGGAATGGGTGATAAAAGCACGGGAATATGTACGGTCCCAGAAACCGGTGATGGAAGTCATCTACCACACCAACCAGGGAACAGATGCTCACCTGCTGGAGGGGGAAATTGGCTCTCTTGCTGAAGGATGTTCATACCGCCTCAGGGGAGTCGTTGCAGATATACCGGAGACAGGACGCGGCGGGCATGTCTCGTTTCATCTCCGGGACATGTCAGAGGAAGTCCGGTGCATGGCGTATGAACCCACCAAAGGATTCCGGGATGTCATCCGCGGCCTTGCGCCGGGTGACGGGATCACCATCTGCGGCAGTTATAAAAACGGGAGCATCAACCTGGAGAAGATCCGGATTATCACCTGTCCGGAGATTGTCCGGCAGCGCCCACCCCTCTGCCCTTCCTGTGGGAAGAGAATGAAGAGCGACGGGGTAAATAAAGGATGGAAATGTCGTCGCTGCAAAACACGGGCAGAAGAACCGGAGATAATCCATGAATCGCGGACGGTATCACCCGGATGGTATGAAGTCCCGCCATCTGCACGCCGTCATCTGGTAAAACCGCTCTGCCGCGGGACACCTACAGAATAA
- the thsA gene encoding thermosome subunit alpha, giving the protein MAANLGGQPIFILKEGSQRTRGRDAQSSNIAAAKAVAGAVRTTLGPKGMDKMLVDTIGDVVITNDGVTILKEMDIEHPAAKMMVEVAKTQDDEVGDGTTTAVVVAGELLKRSEDLLEQDVHPTVIAHGYRLAADKAQELIKDIAIEVKADDIEMLTKIADTAMTGKGAEAAKEKLCDLVVRAVTMVADEDNSVDTDFIKIEKKVGGTIDDSEIIEGVVIDKERVHPGMPKVVENAKILLLNAPVEYKKTEVDAEISITSPDQLQMFLDEEEKMIKAIVDKVINSGANVLVCQKGIDDIAQHYLAKAGILAIRRVKKSDLTKLSRATGASVVSSIDAIEESELGNAGRVEEKKVSGEEMIFVTECVNPKAVTLIVRGGTEHVVDELDRALEDALRVVSVAVEDKKFVAGGGAPEVELSLRLREYAATVGGRAQLAIEAFAAALEIIPRTLAENAGLDPIDMLVELRSEHEAGRKTAGLDVFEAKPTDMLVAGVIEPMRVKTQAIASAAEAAVMILRIDDVIASSGAGAGPSPEEMAAMGGMGGMGGMPPGMM; this is encoded by the coding sequence ATGGCAGCAAATCTTGGAGGCCAGCCGATTTTCATTCTGAAAGAAGGCAGCCAGAGAACCCGTGGCCGCGATGCACAGAGCTCTAACATCGCAGCCGCAAAGGCCGTTGCAGGCGCAGTCCGCACCACACTCGGTCCGAAAGGCATGGACAAAATGCTCGTTGATACTATCGGTGATGTCGTCATCACAAACGATGGTGTGACCATCCTCAAAGAGATGGACATTGAGCACCCGGCAGCAAAGATGATGGTCGAAGTCGCAAAGACCCAGGACGATGAGGTCGGCGACGGAACGACAACCGCTGTTGTCGTCGCAGGTGAACTCCTGAAGCGCTCAGAGGATCTCCTCGAGCAGGATGTCCACCCAACCGTCATTGCACACGGATACCGCCTCGCAGCAGACAAGGCACAGGAACTGATCAAAGACATTGCAATCGAAGTGAAGGCTGACGATATTGAGATGCTCACCAAGATTGCTGACACCGCAATGACCGGCAAGGGTGCAGAAGCCGCAAAGGAAAAACTCTGTGACCTCGTCGTCCGTGCAGTTACCATGGTCGCTGACGAAGACAATTCGGTTGACACCGACTTCATCAAGATCGAGAAGAAGGTCGGCGGCACTATCGATGACTCCGAGATCATCGAAGGTGTTGTGATCGACAAAGAGCGTGTCCACCCCGGCATGCCAAAGGTTGTCGAGAACGCAAAGATTCTGCTCCTCAACGCTCCGGTCGAGTACAAGAAGACCGAAGTTGACGCAGAGATCTCCATCACCAGCCCTGACCAGCTCCAGATGTTCCTTGACGAAGAAGAGAAGATGATCAAGGCAATCGTCGACAAGGTCATCAATTCCGGTGCAAACGTCCTCGTCTGCCAGAAGGGTATTGACGACATCGCACAGCACTACCTTGCAAAGGCAGGTATCCTTGCAATTCGCCGTGTCAAGAAGTCTGACCTGACCAAGCTCTCCCGTGCAACCGGCGCATCCGTCGTCTCTTCCATCGATGCAATCGAAGAGTCTGAACTCGGTAATGCAGGTCGTGTTGAAGAGAAGAAGGTCTCCGGCGAAGAGATGATCTTCGTGACCGAGTGCGTTAACCCGAAGGCAGTAACCCTCATTGTCCGCGGTGGCACAGAACACGTTGTCGATGAACTTGACCGTGCACTCGAAGACGCACTCCGTGTGGTCTCTGTTGCCGTGGAAGACAAGAAGTTCGTCGCTGGCGGCGGTGCACCTGAAGTTGAACTCTCCCTGCGTCTCCGTGAGTACGCAGCAACCGTCGGCGGCCGTGCACAGCTTGCAATTGAAGCATTTGCAGCAGCACTTGAGATCATCCCCCGCACCCTCGCAGAGAATGCAGGTCTTGACCCCATCGACATGCTTGTTGAGCTCCGCTCAGAGCACGAGGCAGGACGGAAGACCGCAGGTCTTGATGTCTTTGAGGCAAAGCCTACTGACATGCTGGTTGCAGGTGTCATTGAGCCGATGCGGGTAAAGACCCAGGCAATTGCATCCGCAGCCGAGGCTGCTGTGATGATCCTGCGTATCGACGATGTCATTGCATCATCCGGCGCTGGCGCCGGCCCTTCACCTGAAGAGATGGCTGCCATGGGTGGCATGGGCGGAATGGGCGGAATGCCGCCTGGCATGATGTAA
- a CDS encoding 2Fe-2S iron-sulfur cluster-binding protein, giving the protein MTEMIEITIDGKKVTVEKGTKILAAAKELGIEIPTLCHHEALPPDGNCRLCQVEVEERGKRKLAVACMYPVRGPMEIFTDTDRVMDARRSVIRLHLNRCPQATILQDLAREYDVEPLDERFVVEHDDLCIRCGRCVRACTALGNNCLSFAGRGWDRTIVPPFNEPPVGCVGCAACAEVCPTGAIKVREEGNIREIWGREFRLVRCPDCGEYFATEEQLEKADTFGAGIPELCPRCRKRDEAERIINP; this is encoded by the coding sequence ATGACTGAGATGATTGAGATTACCATTGACGGGAAGAAGGTAACCGTTGAAAAAGGAACAAAGATTCTTGCAGCGGCTAAAGAGCTGGGTATTGAAATTCCCACCCTCTGCCATCATGAGGCCCTCCCTCCCGATGGCAACTGCCGCCTCTGTCAGGTAGAAGTGGAAGAACGGGGAAAGCGAAAGCTGGCAGTCGCCTGCATGTATCCGGTCCGTGGACCGATGGAGATATTTACCGATACTGACCGGGTAATGGATGCACGGCGGTCGGTGATCCGGCTTCACCTGAACCGGTGTCCGCAGGCAACTATCCTGCAGGACCTTGCCCGTGAATATGACGTGGAACCGCTGGATGAACGATTTGTTGTGGAGCATGACGATCTCTGTATCCGGTGTGGACGTTGTGTAAGGGCCTGTACGGCACTTGGCAACAACTGCCTCAGTTTTGCAGGGAGGGGGTGGGATCGAACCATCGTGCCGCCATTCAATGAACCCCCGGTAGGATGTGTTGGCTGTGCCGCCTGTGCAGAGGTCTGCCCGACGGGTGCGATAAAGGTCCGTGAAGAGGGGAATATCCGTGAGATCTGGGGCCGGGAATTCAGGCTTGTCCGCTGTCCGGACTGTGGGGAATACTTTGCGACCGAAGAACAGCTTGAGAAAGCAGACACCTTTGGAGCGGGGATTCCTGAACTCTGCCCCCGGTGCCGGAAACGGGATGAGGCAGAGCGCATAATAAACCCGTAA
- a CDS encoding PEGA domain-containing protein — MGDLAQGKLTVRVINIDDNDDDDDNDDDDDDDDDDPTYKRVILHKDGYSSAIAFLPESEDDLGHESVFITMVPWEAINGSIFIESNPRGADIYIDEEESGITPHTIPDLAPGLYIIKLVRPSYETWEGTTIVTAGETSEVYVRMEKTHAFGSISLNSDPEGAKIFLDGLDYGTTPIMVGGITTGSHTVEITMDGFRDFTTTVNVTENTKISETYPLISITEPPKGPCSLSITSSPAGAMVYIDSVSKGVTPITITGLTPSIHQVKMTQAGYHDYMKSFVLLPDNPQKFNITMEPLPEPEFASGSLVPVSISLVAVMLFVTRRCRRKKE; from the coding sequence ATGGGGGACCTTGCACAGGGAAAATTGACCGTGCGTGTGATCAATATCGATGACAATGACGATGACGATGACAATGATGATGATGACGATGACGATGATGATGACCCGACATACAAACGTGTTATTCTTCACAAGGACGGATACAGCTCTGCAATAGCATTCCTCCCTGAATCAGAAGACGATCTGGGTCATGAATCCGTCTTTATTACCATGGTACCCTGGGAGGCCATAAATGGAAGTATTTTTATTGAATCAAACCCCCGGGGAGCAGATATCTATATTGACGAGGAAGAATCCGGAATAACCCCACATACAATTCCTGATTTGGCACCCGGTTTGTATATAATAAAACTTGTACGTCCCAGTTATGAAACATGGGAAGGGACGACAATTGTCACCGCCGGTGAAACCAGTGAAGTATATGTCCGGATGGAGAAGACTCATGCATTCGGATCAATCTCCCTGAATTCAGACCCGGAGGGTGCAAAAATATTCCTGGACGGATTGGATTATGGCACAACCCCGATAATGGTGGGCGGCATTACAACAGGTTCGCATACTGTTGAAATAACTATGGACGGGTTCAGAGACTTCACCACAACAGTCAATGTCACGGAAAATACCAAAATATCGGAAACATACCCACTCATATCCATAACAGAGCCACCAAAAGGGCCATGTTCACTCTCTATAACGTCATCGCCTGCAGGTGCAATGGTATACATTGATTCGGTGAGTAAGGGTGTCACCCCCATTACCATAACCGGCCTGACCCCGAGCATACATCAGGTAAAAATGACACAGGCGGGATACCATGACTATATGAAATCATTTGTGCTCTTACCGGATAATCCGCAAAAATTCAATATAACAATGGAACCGTTACCCGAACCCGAATTCGCATCCGGATCCCTCGTACCTGTAAGTATTTCACTCGTTGCGGTCATGCTTTTCGTTACCCGCAGGTGCCGCAGAAAGAAAGAATAG
- a CDS encoding NADH-ubiquinone oxidoreductase-F iron-sulfur binding region domain-containing protein, which yields MKLNSPKALDEYRNSLPPRGGGAPIRIRVCAGTGCLASGSQAVYDAFVSEAENHGMEVGVDFAADTTGCHGFCENGPIVQIDPVNIFYQHVTPDDVPEIFEKTIVGGEPVQRLLYRDAATKTRCKSEEEIPFYAHQQRIVLQRTGHVDPTDINDYIREGGYAGLAKALSMSPKDVVDEVIASGLRGRGGGGFPTGVKWESARIVEAEQKYVVANGDEGDPGAFMNRSLMEGDPHSVIEGMIIGAFAVGAGSGHIYVREEYPLAVSNLRRAIEEAQRLGLLGTDILGSGFAFDIEITRGGGAFVCGESTALMASIEGMPGVPRVKYIRSTEKGLWDAPALLNNVETWSDIPTIILNGAAWYAGIGIENNSGTKVFSLVGKVKNSGLVEVPLGIPLRSIIFDIGGGVMNNRAFKAVQSGGPSGGCLPESKLDTLVDFDHLKEAGAMMGSGGLIVMDDHTCMVNVASYFIDFLVGECCGKCTPCREGLRAMQVLLHGLTSGTAKPGDVALLKEIAESVRDTALCGLGQTSANPVLSTMKFFMEEYEEHEKEGFCRAGVCSGLYAVAVDPETCTGCGMCARVCPANAITGEKKQVHLVDQEACITCGSCVDACRFNAILIERRKADD from the coding sequence GGCTGTCTCGCAAGTGGAAGTCAGGCGGTCTATGATGCATTTGTATCAGAGGCGGAGAACCATGGCATGGAAGTTGGTGTTGATTTCGCTGCTGATACCACCGGATGCCATGGCTTCTGTGAGAACGGACCGATTGTGCAGATCGATCCGGTCAATATTTTCTACCAGCATGTAACCCCGGATGATGTCCCGGAGATATTTGAGAAGACGATTGTGGGAGGTGAACCTGTTCAGCGCCTGCTCTACCGGGATGCGGCAACCAAAACGCGGTGCAAAAGCGAAGAGGAAATACCCTTCTATGCCCATCAGCAGAGAATTGTCCTCCAGCGGACCGGGCATGTCGACCCGACCGATATCAATGACTACATACGTGAGGGTGGCTATGCAGGCCTTGCAAAAGCGCTCTCAATGTCGCCAAAAGATGTTGTGGATGAGGTCATTGCCTCCGGCCTCCGGGGACGTGGCGGCGGTGGATTCCCGACCGGAGTGAAATGGGAGTCCGCCCGGATTGTGGAAGCCGAACAAAAATATGTGGTCGCAAACGGAGACGAGGGTGACCCCGGCGCCTTCATGAACCGGAGTCTCATGGAAGGAGACCCCCACAGTGTCATTGAAGGCATGATCATCGGTGCCTTTGCAGTCGGGGCAGGCAGCGGGCATATCTATGTCCGTGAAGAGTACCCCCTCGCCGTATCCAATCTCAGGCGGGCAATCGAGGAAGCGCAGCGTCTTGGCCTCTTAGGCACCGACATTCTCGGAAGCGGGTTTGCCTTCGATATCGAGATCACCCGTGGCGGTGGTGCCTTTGTCTGCGGGGAATCAACCGCACTGATGGCATCCATTGAAGGCATGCCGGGCGTCCCGCGGGTGAAATACATCCGTTCCACAGAAAAAGGGCTCTGGGATGCCCCTGCGTTGCTCAATAATGTGGAGACATGGTCCGATATTCCCACGATTATCCTCAACGGTGCGGCATGGTATGCGGGAATCGGGATTGAGAATAACAGCGGAACCAAGGTCTTCTCGCTTGTCGGCAAGGTAAAAAACAGCGGTCTTGTTGAAGTGCCGCTGGGAATTCCCCTGCGCAGCATTATCTTTGACATCGGCGGCGGGGTGATGAACAACCGTGCATTCAAGGCGGTGCAGTCCGGCGGTCCCTCAGGCGGGTGTCTGCCGGAGTCCAAACTGGACACTCTGGTCGACTTTGATCATCTGAAAGAGGCAGGGGCCATGATGGGGTCCGGCGGCCTCATCGTCATGGATGACCACACCTGCATGGTCAATGTAGCCAGTTACTTTATCGATTTCCTTGTGGGAGAGTGTTGCGGAAAATGTACTCCCTGCCGGGAAGGTCTGCGTGCCATGCAGGTGCTTCTTCACGGCCTGACATCGGGAACGGCCAAACCCGGTGACGTGGCTCTTCTGAAAGAGATCGCAGAATCCGTACGCGACACTGCTCTCTGTGGTCTGGGCCAGACATCAGCGAATCCGGTGCTCTCGACGATGAAGTTCTTCATGGAGGAATATGAGGAGCATGAGAAGGAAGGGTTCTGCCGGGCAGGAGTTTGTTCCGGTCTCTATGCGGTTGCAGTCGATCCGGAAACCTGCACCGGATGTGGGATGTGTGCACGGGTTTGCCCGGCGAATGCCATAACCGGTGAAAAAAAGCAGGTGCACCTGGTGGACCAGGAAGCCTGTATTACCTGCGGGTCCTGTGTGGATGCCTGCCGGTTTAATGCTATTCTCATTGAACGGAGGAAGGCCGATGACTGA
- a CDS encoding aldehyde ferredoxin oxidoreductase family protein has translation MYGWTGTVLRVNLTEGTVIKEPLRTGDANEYIGGRGLGSKYFMDEVDPTIDALGPENKLIYATGPLTGTMGISTGRHDIIAKGPLNDTLAASNSGGYFGPEIKYAGYDMVIFEGKAEKPVYVYVYNGSVEIRDAAHLWGKNVPDTTDLLLAETDPDAKVSCIGPAGENLVLFAAIINDKHRAAGRTGIGAVMGSKNLKGFVVRGTGGVKIADKAGFIKAIQDGRTKITENPVTSGGLPAFGTNVLVNIINEVGALPTRNWQESYDTEADKISGETQAKENLASAKGCAGCVVGCGRVEKAHGKFASSGEGPEYETTWAFGSDCGVSDVNAVLKANFLCNDLGLDTISMGSTIACAMELYEKGIIDRSTTLTDLRFGNADAMVEMVEATAYRKGFGNDLAEGSYRLADTYGHSELSMTVKKQEMPAYDPRAIQGIGLEYATSNRGGCHVRGYTISPEVLGLPMKMDPATTEGKPDILKIFQDLTAALSASGTCLFTSFAIGGDDIAAELTAATGVTYTADDIMKIGERIYNLERLFIMKAGYTGADDTLPPRLLNDPIPAGPSKGTVSHIGEMMPVYYDERGWDENGVPTNEKLEELGLTAYAL, from the coding sequence ATGTACGGCTGGACAGGCACAGTGCTGCGTGTGAATCTCACGGAAGGCACAGTAATCAAGGAACCCCTGAGAACAGGTGATGCAAACGAGTATATCGGAGGTCGTGGCCTCGGCTCAAAGTACTTTATGGACGAAGTTGATCCGACAATCGATGCACTGGGACCGGAAAACAAGCTCATTTATGCGACCGGACCCCTGACCGGGACGATGGGTATCTCCACAGGACGCCATGACATCATTGCAAAGGGTCCTCTGAATGACACCCTTGCAGCATCCAACTCCGGCGGGTATTTTGGCCCGGAAATCAAGTATGCCGGATACGATATGGTCATATTCGAAGGGAAGGCAGAAAAACCGGTCTATGTCTATGTCTACAATGGCAGTGTTGAGATCCGCGATGCAGCACATCTCTGGGGTAAAAATGTCCCGGATACAACGGATCTTCTGCTTGCAGAGACAGACCCTGACGCAAAGGTCAGTTGTATCGGACCTGCAGGGGAGAATCTGGTCCTTTTTGCGGCCATCATCAATGACAAACACCGTGCCGCAGGAAGGACCGGTATCGGTGCGGTGATGGGGTCAAAGAACCTTAAAGGATTTGTCGTCCGTGGAACCGGCGGAGTAAAGATAGCTGACAAGGCCGGTTTTATCAAAGCCATCCAGGACGGGCGTACAAAGATAACCGAAAACCCGGTCACATCCGGTGGTCTCCCGGCATTTGGCACAAATGTGCTCGTCAATATTATCAATGAAGTGGGAGCACTCCCCACCCGCAACTGGCAGGAGTCGTACGATACAGAAGCGGATAAGATCAGTGGTGAAACCCAGGCAAAAGAGAATCTCGCCAGTGCCAAGGGGTGCGCCGGCTGTGTTGTTGGCTGTGGGCGTGTTGAAAAGGCCCACGGAAAATTCGCCTCATCCGGTGAGGGCCCTGAGTACGAGACGACATGGGCTTTTGGATCTGACTGCGGTGTATCTGATGTCAATGCAGTCCTGAAGGCAAATTTCCTCTGCAATGACCTGGGTCTTGATACGATCTCGATGGGCAGCACCATCGCCTGTGCGATGGAGCTCTATGAGAAGGGAATCATCGACCGTTCGACGACACTCACTGACCTCCGGTTTGGAAACGCGGATGCCATGGTTGAGATGGTCGAAGCGACAGCGTACCGGAAAGGGTTTGGCAATGACCTTGCCGAAGGTTCATACCGGCTGGCGGATACCTACGGTCACTCCGAACTCTCGATGACCGTGAAAAAGCAGGAGATGCCTGCCTACGACCCGCGTGCCATTCAGGGCATCGGGCTTGAATATGCCACATCAAACCGCGGTGGTTGCCATGTCAGGGGATACACGATCTCTCCCGAAGTGCTCGGCCTTCCGATGAAGATGGACCCTGCGACAACAGAGGGGAAACCTGATATCCTGAAGATATTCCAGGACCTGACTGCAGCACTCTCTGCCTCAGGCACCTGTCTCTTCACCTCCTTTGCGATTGGCGGTGACGATATTGCTGCCGAACTCACGGCAGCAACCGGTGTCACCTACACCGCAGACGACATCATGAAGATCGGTGAACGGATCTACAATCTGGAACGCCTTTTCATCATGAAGGCGGGATACACCGGGGCAGATGACACGCTTCCGCCCCGTCTGCTCAATGACCCCATCCCTGCAGGACCTTCCAAAGGCACGGTGAGCCATATCGGTGAGATGATGCCGGTCTACTATGACGAACGCGGCTGGGATGAAAACGGTGTGCCAACAAATGAAAAACTTGAAGAGCTGGGCCTCACCGCCTATGCTCTCTGA